One Eurosta solidaginis isolate ZX-2024a chromosome 5, ASM4086904v1, whole genome shotgun sequence DNA segment encodes these proteins:
- the meru gene encoding uncharacterized protein meru, with amino-acid sequence MAIQQNSTLIYDNVDECPSLLKEPEELSRYSPILPLKQQIHATKYNKQQSDGNNNNHQILDNKIKNIYKYRKYTGNDLKRNYAGSSCSGRSSRSRTVSLSGVNSTEEQGHKEIPIWLGEEPRYVSGVNSRTTCNDIIKALIDDEIRNGGNESYFAKLNKYGAASRDCNDYVITESWRGIERSYDGNMAILPVWKAWSRVHNEIRLSMKHYKDVAEPIPPKQRNNWLQSIRRYLAKLFKFPKRGNKTPPSNTNKKQTHLLPIKEESSSPDEIVFIVLPDNKYDNLLDPSKFRESSHAPATNHTNECNTKAEMLKCKLYSLSETRNSMRQKKRNRRMSKKKITASFKSPPVNKSTEASNCIRRRKDAPLRNSIRHKLAQKTSEIDTLYKRENELTRRLNHKCQLYKQHNDLYANADQRLEISIGQIQRSVEQYAEEIIRTENELLELKNEIQQDISIVNNLKRITMNGEDNANDCGVPLECELDQAAVKNVEQQQRKSGGTTNMEMQFVDNIYEFCDNNASMLV; translated from the exons ATGGCCATACAACAGAACTCAACACTTATCTACGATAATGTAGATGAATGTCCTTCTTTGCTCAAGGAACCTGAAGAGCTAAGTCGTTATAGCCCAATACTGCCATTAAAGCAACAAATACATGCTACGAAATACAATAAACAGCAATCTGATGGTAATAACAATAATCACCAGATTTtagataataaaattaaaaatatatacaaataccGAAAATATACCGGtaatgatttaaaacgtaattATGCTGGTAGTAGTTGCAGTGGAAGGAGTAGTCGTAGTCGCACGGTGTCACTTAGCGGCGTCAATAGCACAGAG GAGCAAGGCCATAAGGAAATACCAATTTGGTTGGGCGAGGAGCCGCGTTACGTGTCCGGCGTAAATAGTCGCACCACCTGCAATGACATTATCAAAGCTTTGATTGATGATGAAATCCGTAATGGAGGCAATGAGAGCTATTTTGCCAAGCTTAACAAAT ATGGCGCAGCATCGCGTGACTGCAACGATTACGTTATAACGGAAAGTTGGCGCGGTATCGAACGCAGCTATGATGGCAATATGGCGATTTTGCCCGTTTGGAAGGCCTGGAGTCGTGTGCACAATGAG ATACGGCTAAGCATGAAGCATTACAAAGACGTCGCAGAACCCATACCACCCAAACAACGTAACAACTGGTTACAGTCCATACGTAGATATCTTGCAAAACTGTTTAAATTTCCGAAACGTGGCAACAAAACTCCGCCATCTAATACAAACAAGAAGCAAACACATCTGCTACCCATCAAAGAAGAGTCGTCGTCTCCCGATGAAATTGTCTTTATAGTATTACCCGATAACAAATATGACAATTTATTAGATCCTTCCAAATTTCGTGAATCCTCACATGCGCCCGCTACCAACCACACAAATGAATGCAACACAAAAGCCGAAATGCTCAAATGTAAGCTCTACAGCCTCTCCGAGACACGTAACTCCATGCGACAAAAAAAACGTAatagaagaatgtcaaaaaagaaaattacagCTAGTTTTAAAAGTCCACCAGTCAATAAATCGACTGAAGCGAGCAATTGCATACGCCGACGCAAAGATGCGCCCTTACGTAACTCAATACGTCATAAGTTGGCACAAAAGACCAGCGAAATCGATACACTCTATAAACGTGAAAACGAATTAACAAGACGTTTAAATCATAAATGCCAACTTTATAAGCAACATAATGACTTATACGCAAATGCTGATCAAAGATTGGAAATCTCGATTGGACAAATACAACGAAGCGTAGAGCAATATGCTGAAGAAATTATACGTACCGAAAATGAATTACTCGAAttaaaaaatgaaatacaacaggATATATCGATTGTAAATAATTTGAAACGTATAACGATGAATGGAGAGGATAATGCAAATGATTGTGGAGTGCCTCTGGAATGTGAGTTAGATCAGGCAGCAGTGAAGAATGTGGAACAACAACAGCGAAAATCTGGCGGTACGACTAATatggaaatgcaatttgttgataatatttatgaattttgtGATAATAATGCAAGCATGTTGGTATAA